The proteins below are encoded in one region of Lactuca sativa cultivar Salinas chromosome 3, Lsat_Salinas_v11, whole genome shotgun sequence:
- the LOC128132650 gene encoding 3-epi-6-deoxocathasterone 23-monooxygenase CYP90C1-like isoform X1, giving the protein MEEMKWVFGNWELICISIVLGWLFYKYLIVRKWGLGDNQEEERRLQPPRGSSGWPLIGETIEFIASGFTSRPVSFMEKRKSLYGKVFKTHILGRPIIVSTDPDVNKVVLQNQGNVFIPSYPKSVIELLGESSILQINGGLQKRLHAIIGGFLRSPQFKARITKDIENSVKLALSSWIDRKNTHHPIVYLQDETKKITFQILVRVLMSVEPGEDMEFLKREFMEVIKGLICLPIKLPGFRMYKSLQAKERMLKMVRKIVDDRKMAMEKKETKDSGSPNDAIDVLLRDTGESDGTQQRLPLDFISGNIIEMMIPGEDSVPMIMTLAVKYLSDNPVALSCLMEENDELKKRKDESGEGYAWTDYVSLPFTQGVISETLRMANIINAIWRKAVEDVEIKGYLIPKGWCVLASLTSVHMDEENYENPDEFDPWRWEKTGASVNSNKFTPFGGGQRLCPGLEFSRLEISIFLHHFVTSYTWVAEEDQIVYFPTVKTKRKLPIMVTPR; this is encoded by the exons atggaggaaatgaaatgGGTGTTTGGAAATTGGGAATTAATTTGCATATCGATTGTTCTTGGATGGTTATTCTACAAGTATTTGATTGTCCGAAAATGGGGTTTGGGAGATAACCAAGAGGAGGAGCGCCGCCTGCAACCACCGCGAGGCAGCTCAGGTTGGCCGTTGATCGGAGAAACAATTGAATTCATTGCGTCTGGATTCACTTCTCGTCCTGTCAGTTTCATGGAGAAACGCAAGTCTCT TTATGGGAAGGTGTTTAagacacacattttgggcagacCAATTATTGTGTCAACGGATCCGGATGTAAACAAAGTGGTTTTACAAAACCAAGGCAATGTTTTCATCCCGAGTTATCCGAAATCCGTGATCGAGTTGCTTGGTGAATCTTCAATACTCCAAATCAATGGCGGATTACAAAAGAGATTGCATGCGATTATCGGAGGTTTCTTGAGGTCTCCTCAATTCAAAGCTCGCATCACTAAAGATATTGAGAATTCAGTGAAGCTCGCATTGTCTTCTTGGATCGATCGGAAAAATACCCACCACCCTATTGTTTACCTCCAAGATGAAACGAAAAAG ATTACTTTCCAAATTCTTGTGAGGGTGTTGATGAGTGTGGAGCCAGGTGAAGATATGGAGTTCCTCAAGAGAGAATTCATGGAAGTCATCAAAGGCTTAATTTGTCTACCAATCAAACTTCCAGGTTTCAGAATGTATAAATCTCTCCAG GCTAAAGAAAGAATGTTAAAGATGGTGAGAAAGATTGTAGATGATAGAAAAATGGCAATGgagaaaaaagaaacaaaagattCAGGTTCACCAAATGACGCCATTGATGTGTTGTTAAGAGATACAGGTGAATCAGATGGGACCCAGCAACGGTTACCCTTGGATTTCATCAGTGGGAACATTATTGAGATGATGATCCCTGGGGAAGACTCGGTGCCCATGATCATGACTCTAGCTGTCAAATACTTGAGTGATAATCCTGTTGCTCTTTCTTGTCTTATG GAGGAAAATGATGAATTAAAGAAGCGAAAGGATGAATCGGGCGAAGGGTATGCTTGGACCGATTATGTCTCACTTCCGTTTACTCAAGGC GTGATAAGTGAGACTCTTCGGATGGCGAATATCATCAATGCGATTTGGAGAAAAGCTGTTGAAGACGTAGAAATCAAAGGCTACTTGATCCCAAAAGGATGGTGTGTTTTGGCATCATTGACTTCCGTTCATATGGATGAAGAAAACTATGAAAACCCCGATGAATTTGATCCATGGAGATGGGAG AAAACGGGAGCGAGTGTCAATAGCAACAAGTTTACACCGTTTGGTGGTGGACAAAGGTTGTGTCCCGGTTTGGAGTTCTCAAGGCTAGAAATCAGTATTTTCCTTCATCATTTTGTCACGAGTTACACTTGGGTTGCGGAAGAAGATCAGATTGTATATTTTCCAACGGTTAAGACAAAAAGAAAGTTACCTATCATGGTGACACCCAGATGA
- the LOC128132650 gene encoding 3-epi-6-deoxocathasterone 23-monooxygenase CYP90C1-like isoform X2, which translates to MEKRKSLYGKVFKTHILGRPIIVSTDPDVNKVVLQNQGNVFIPSYPKSVIELLGESSILQINGGLQKRLHAIIGGFLRSPQFKARITKDIENSVKLALSSWIDRKNTHHPIVYLQDETKKITFQILVRVLMSVEPGEDMEFLKREFMEVIKGLICLPIKLPGFRMYKSLQAKERMLKMVRKIVDDRKMAMEKKETKDSGSPNDAIDVLLRDTGESDGTQQRLPLDFISGNIIEMMIPGEDSVPMIMTLAVKYLSDNPVALSCLMEENDELKKRKDESGEGYAWTDYVSLPFTQGVISETLRMANIINAIWRKAVEDVEIKGYLIPKGWCVLASLTSVHMDEENYENPDEFDPWRWEKTGASVNSNKFTPFGGGQRLCPGLEFSRLEISIFLHHFVTSYTWVAEEDQIVYFPTVKTKRKLPIMVTPR; encoded by the exons ATGGAGAAACGCAAGTCTCT TTATGGGAAGGTGTTTAagacacacattttgggcagacCAATTATTGTGTCAACGGATCCGGATGTAAACAAAGTGGTTTTACAAAACCAAGGCAATGTTTTCATCCCGAGTTATCCGAAATCCGTGATCGAGTTGCTTGGTGAATCTTCAATACTCCAAATCAATGGCGGATTACAAAAGAGATTGCATGCGATTATCGGAGGTTTCTTGAGGTCTCCTCAATTCAAAGCTCGCATCACTAAAGATATTGAGAATTCAGTGAAGCTCGCATTGTCTTCTTGGATCGATCGGAAAAATACCCACCACCCTATTGTTTACCTCCAAGATGAAACGAAAAAG ATTACTTTCCAAATTCTTGTGAGGGTGTTGATGAGTGTGGAGCCAGGTGAAGATATGGAGTTCCTCAAGAGAGAATTCATGGAAGTCATCAAAGGCTTAATTTGTCTACCAATCAAACTTCCAGGTTTCAGAATGTATAAATCTCTCCAG GCTAAAGAAAGAATGTTAAAGATGGTGAGAAAGATTGTAGATGATAGAAAAATGGCAATGgagaaaaaagaaacaaaagattCAGGTTCACCAAATGACGCCATTGATGTGTTGTTAAGAGATACAGGTGAATCAGATGGGACCCAGCAACGGTTACCCTTGGATTTCATCAGTGGGAACATTATTGAGATGATGATCCCTGGGGAAGACTCGGTGCCCATGATCATGACTCTAGCTGTCAAATACTTGAGTGATAATCCTGTTGCTCTTTCTTGTCTTATG GAGGAAAATGATGAATTAAAGAAGCGAAAGGATGAATCGGGCGAAGGGTATGCTTGGACCGATTATGTCTCACTTCCGTTTACTCAAGGC GTGATAAGTGAGACTCTTCGGATGGCGAATATCATCAATGCGATTTGGAGAAAAGCTGTTGAAGACGTAGAAATCAAAGGCTACTTGATCCCAAAAGGATGGTGTGTTTTGGCATCATTGACTTCCGTTCATATGGATGAAGAAAACTATGAAAACCCCGATGAATTTGATCCATGGAGATGGGAG AAAACGGGAGCGAGTGTCAATAGCAACAAGTTTACACCGTTTGGTGGTGGACAAAGGTTGTGTCCCGGTTTGGAGTTCTCAAGGCTAGAAATCAGTATTTTCCTTCATCATTTTGTCACGAGTTACACTTGGGTTGCGGAAGAAGATCAGATTGTATATTTTCCAACGGTTAAGACAAAAAGAAAGTTACCTATCATGGTGACACCCAGATGA
- the LOC111897310 gene encoding 3-epi-6-deoxocathasterone 23-monooxygenase CYP90C1, which yields MEEMKWVFGIWELVCISIVLGWLFYKYLIVRKWGLGDNQEEERRLQPPRGSSGWPLIGETIEFIASGFTSRPVSFMEKRKSLYGKVFKTHILGRPIIVSTDPDVNKVVLQNQGNVFIPSYPKSVIELLGESSILQINGGLQKRLHAIIGGFLRSPQFKARITKDIENSVKLALSSWIDRKNTHHPIIYLQDETKKITFQILVRVLMSVEPGEDMEFLKREFMEVIKGLICLPIKLPGFRMYKSLQAKERMLKMVRKIVYDRKMAMEKKETKDSGSPNDAIDVLLRDTGESDGTQQRLPLDFISGNIIEMMIPGEDSVPMIMTLAVKYLSDNPVALACLMEENDELKKRKDESGEGYAWTDYVSLPFTQGVISETLRMANIINAIWRKAVEDVEIKGYLIPKGWCVLASLTSVHMDEENYENPDEFDPWRWEKTGASVNSNKFTPFGGGQRLCPGLEFSRLEISIFLHHFVTSYTWVAEEDQIVYFPTVKTKRKLPIMVTPR from the exons atggaggaaatgaaatgGGTGTTTGGAATTTGGGAACTAGTTTGCATATCGATTGTTCTTGGATggttattttacaagtatttgaTTGTCCGAAAATGGGGTTTGGGAGATAATCAAGAGGAGGAGCGCCGCCTGCAACCACCGCGAGGCAGCTCAGGTTGGCCGTTGATCGGAGAAACAATTGAATTCATTGCATCTGGATTCACTTCTCGTCCTGTCAGTTTCATGGAGAAACGGAAGTCTCT TTATGGGAAGGTGTTTAAGACACACATTTTGGGTAGACCAATTATTGTGTCAACGGATCCGGATGTAAACAAAGTGGTTTTACAAAACCAAGGCAATGTTTTCATCCCGAGTTATCCGAAATCCGTGATTGAGTTGCTTGGTGAATCTTCGATACTCCAAATCAATGGCGGATTACAAAAGAGATTGCATGCGATTATCGGAGGTTTCTTGAGGTCTCCTCAATTCAAAGCTCGCATCACTAAAGATATTGAGAATTCAGTGAAGCTCGCATTGTCTTCTTGGATCGATCGGAAAAATACCCACCACCCTATTATTTACCTTCAAGATGAAACGAAAAAG ATTACTTTCCAAATTCTTGTGAGGGTGTTGATGAGTGTGGAGCCAGGTGAAGATATGGAGTTCCTCAAGAGAGAATTCATGGAAGTCATCAAAGGCTTAATTTGTCTACCGATCAAACTTCCAGGTTTCAGAATGTATAAATCTCTCCAG GCTAAAGAAAGAATGTTAAAGATGGTGAGAAAGATTGTATATGATAGGAAAATGGCAATGgagaaaaaagaaacaaaagattCAGGTTCACCAAATGACGCCATTGATGTGTTGTTAAGAGATACAGGTGAATCAGATGGGACCCAGCAACGGTTACCCTTGGATTTCATCAGTGGGAACATTATTGAGATGATGATCCCTGGGGAAGACTCGGTGCCCATGATCATGACTCTAGCTGTCAAATACTTGAGTGATAATCCTGTGGCTCTTGCTTGTCTTATG GAGGAAAATGATGAATTAAAGAAGCGAAAGGATGAATCGGGCGAAGGGTATGCTTGGACCGATTATGTCTCACTTCCGTTTACTCAAGGC GTGATAAGTGAGACTCTTCGGATGGCGAATATCATCAATGCGATTTGGAGAAAAGCTGTTGAAGACGTAGAAATCAAAGGCTACTTGATCCCAAAAGGATGGTGTGTTTTGGCATCATTGACTTCCGTTCATATGGATGAAGAAAACTATGAAAACCCCGATGAATTTGATCCATGGAGATGGGAG AAAACGGGAGCGAGTGTCAATAGCAACAAGTTTACACCGTTTGGTGGTGGACAAAGGTTGTGTCCCGGTTTGGAGTTCTCAAGGCTAGAAATCAGTATTTTCCTTCATCATTTTGTCACGAGTTACACTTGGGTTGCGGAAGAAGATCAGATTGTATATTTTCCAACGGTTAAGACAAAAAGAAAGTTACCTATCATGGTGACACCCAGATGA
- the LOC111897302 gene encoding CDK5RAP1-like protein, which translates to MAASLSSISALRIKLHRHSFNPRIISSSASSNPQQFFIISPRLPPKRRFIRPFSLKLSRSFSINSIFNDDKKNSNPSFHHFLAQAQATALTASDATETDDVPSSEVLPRGRIYQETYGCQMNVNDMEIVLSVMKKAGYDEIVNEPESAEIIFINTCAIRDNAEQRVWQRLNYFWFLKRHWKSNVATGRSHSLHPPKVVVLGCMAERLKDKILDSDKMVDVVCGPDAYRDLPRLLEEVENGQKGINTLLSLEETYADISPVRISKDSISAFVSVMRGCNNMCSFCIVPFTRGRERSRPVESIVKEVAELQKEGVKEVTLLGQNVNSYNDESDEEEIEQGGNWKLSDGFSSKCKVKKVGLRFADLLDRLSMEFPEMRFRYTSPHPKDFPDELLYIMRDRHNICKNIHLPAQSGNSNMLERMRRGYTREAYLELVHKIRSIIPDVGLTSDFICGFCDETEEEHNDTLTLVKSVGYDMAYMFAYSMREKTHAHRNYSDNVPEEIKQKRLTQLIEAFRESTGQCFDSQIGSIQLVLVEGPNKRAPETELIGKSDRGHRVIFANLEVPDWVECRGDRNPRVGDFVKVRVLKSSRASLFGVAIGITTMSEFYNVGQQEGVVCGKSS; encoded by the exons ATGGCGGCATCTCTCTCATCTATCTCCGCCCTTCGCATCAAACTTCATAGACATTCCTTCAATCCCAGGATTATTTCCTCCTCCGCGTCTTCAAACCCCCAACAATTCTTCATTATTTCACCCCGTCTACCCCCAAAACGCCGTTTCATTAGGCCTTTCTCCCTCAAGTTATCAAGAAGTTTCTCAATTAACTCCATATTCAATGATGATAAGAAGAACAGTAACCCAAGCTTTCACCATTTTCTCGCCCAAGCTCAAGCCACTGCTCTCACTGCTTCCGATGCTACTGAAACCGA TGATGTTCCATCCTCTGAAGTCCTTCCAAGAGGTCGCATCTATCAGGAAACCTACGGATGCCAAATGAACGTCAACGACATGGAAATCGTCTTATCCGTGATGAAAAAAGCCGGATACGATGAAATTGTAAACGAACCTGAAAGTGCAGAGATCATCTTCATCAACACTTGTGCTATCAGAGATAACGCAGAACAAAGAGTATGGCAAAGACTCAACTACTTCTGGTTCTTAAAACGCCATTGGAAAAGCAATGTAGCCACAGGTCGCTCACATTCTCTACACCCCCCAAAAGTAGTAGTCCTCGGATGCATGGCAGAAAGGTTAAAAGACAAGATTCTAGATTCAGACAAAATGGTTGATGTTGTTTGTGGACCAGATGCTTACAGAGACTTACCACGTTTACTAGAAGAAGTTGAAAATGGTCAAAAAGGTATCAACACTCTTCTCTCTTTAGAAGAAACCTATGCTGACATCAGCCCTGTTCGAATCTCCAAAGACTCCATCTCTGCTTTTGTTTCTGTAATGAGAGGTTGCAACAACATGTGTTCTTTCTGCATCGTGCCATTTACAAGAGGTAGAGAAAGGTCAAGACCTGTTGAATCCATAGTCAAAGAAGTTGCAGAGCTTCAAAAGGAAGGAGTGAAAGAGGTGACACTTCTTGGTCAAAATGTCAACAGTTACAACGATGAAAGTGATGAAGAAGAGATTGAACAAGGGGGAAATTGGAAATTAAGTGATGGATTTTCAAGTAAGTGTAAGGTGAAGAAAGTAGGGTTGAGATTTGCTGATCTTTTAGATAGGCTTTCAATGGAGTTTCCTGAGATGAGGTTTAGGTACACTTCACCACACCCTAAAGATTTTCCAGATGAATTGTTATATATAATGAGGGATAGACATAATATTTGTAAAAATATTCATCTTCCTGCTCAATCTGGGAATAGTAATATGCTTGAAAGAATGAGAAGAGGGTATACAAGAGAAGCTTACTTAGAACTTGTGCACAAAATAAGGAGTATAATTCCTGATGTTGGGTTGACAAGTGATTTCATATGTG GGTTCTGTGATGAGACAGAGGAAGAACACAATGACACTTTAACTCTAGTTAAGTCCGTGGGTTATGACATGGCATACATGTTTGCATATAGCATGAGAGAGAAAACTCATGCACATAGAAATTATTCCGATAATGTCCCTGAAGAAATCAAACAGAAAAGACTCACACAACTCATTGAAGCTTTTCGTGAAAGCACAGGTCAATGTTTTGACTCCCAAATTGGTAGTATTCAACTTGTCTTAGTTGAAGGACCAAATAAAAGAGCTCCTGAAACAGAGCTTATTGGGAAAAGTGATAGGGGCCATAGGGTAATTTTTGCAAACTTGGAGGTCCCGGATTGGGTGGAATGTCGTGGTGATAGGAATCCTAGAGTTGGGGATTTTgtaaaagttagggttttgaaatCTTCAAGGGCGTCTTTGTTTGGGGTTGCGATTGGGATTACTACAATGAGTGAGTTTTATAATGTGGGACAACAAGAAGGTGTTGTGTGTGGAAAAAGTAGTTGA